GGTTCGCGGTGATGTGGCGGCGTGTAAAGCGGCCACCGATGCAGGCGCGGCAGCGGCGCAGCGTATCGGCGAGCTGGTTTCTGTGCACGTTATTCCACGTCCGCATGGCGATCTGGAAGAAATTTTCCCTATCAAAATGTCTGGCGACAACCCGCTGGATTAATCGATGTTCGCGTGACGTCGTCATCTGACGTCACGCTATTTTAGCAACACATCATTTTTTGCTGCCTGCGGGCGGTGTGGGACGCTTTTACCCTGCATTTACCCAAAACGTTTTTAACAGAGCAAGGAGTTAAACGTGAAATTGGCCGTCGTGATAGGACAGATCGTATGTACCGTGCGGCATCCCGGGCTTGAGCACGACAAGCTGTTGCTGGTTGAGACCATCAACCGACAGGGTGAACCAAGCGGGGAATGCAGCGTCGCCACCGACAGCATAGGTGCAGGCAACGGTGAATGGGTGCTGGTGGTGGGAGGAAGTTCCGCCCGCCGCGCACAGCACAGCGAGGCGTCACCGGTCGATCTCAGCGTCATTGGCATCGTAGATGAAGCCGTGATGGAGAGTCAGGTGATTTTCCATAAGTAATTTCCCACAGTGAGCCGCTTAAATTCAAGCAGCTATCAATTCGGGGCGAACAGTGAACATGGATCAGAAAGAAATCGAACAAGTGGTGAAGGCGGTACTCGCTGGCATAGCGTCAGCTCCAGCGGTAACGGCTTCGGCACCTAAAACACCCGATACGCACGTGTACGGCGCAGGCGTTTTCGCCTCGCTGGACGACGCCGTTTCGGCTGCCAAAACGGCCGTTGCGGGTCTCAAAACCGTGAGTATGCGCAAGATCGCGGTGGATGCTATTCGCCACGCGGCGGAAAAACATGCTCAGGTATTGGCTGAAATGGCCGTGGCTGAAACGGGCATGGGACGCGTTGAAGATAAATTCGCTAAAAATGTGGCTCAGGCTCGCGGCACGCCGGGCGTGGAATGTTTAGCGCCGCAGGTGCTGACCGGAGATAACGGCTTAACGCTGATTGAAAATGCGCCGTGGGGCGTAGTGGCATCCGTCACACCGTCCACTAATCCGGCTGCAACGGTGATCAACAACGCCATCAGCATGATCTCTGCGGGGAACAGCGTGGTTTTTGCGCCGCATCCGGCGGCAAAAAAAGTCTCCCAGAAAACCATCTCGCTATTAAATGAAGCGGTGGTGGCCGCAGGTGGGCCAGCCAACCTGATGGTGACCGTCGCCAACCCAGACATTGATACCGCACAGCGCCTATTTAAATACCCAGGTATCGGTTTGTTAGTCGTGACCGGCGGCGAAGCCGTGGTGGAGTCGGCGCGTAAGCATACTAACAAGCGTTTGATCGCCGCAGGCGCGGGTAATCCACCGGTAGTCGTCGACGAAACGGCCGATATTCCTCGCGCGGCACGCGCTATCGTGCACGGCGCTTCTTTCGATAACAACATCATCTGCGCCGATGAAAAAGTGCTGATCGTCGTCGACAGCGTGGCCGACCAGCTGCTGGCTGAGATGAAGCTGCAACATGCGGTGTTACTGAGCTCGGCGCAGGTGGAACAGCTAATGCCTCTGCTGCTGAAAAATATCGATGAGCATGGCAAAGGAACGGTTTGTCGTGACTGGGTGGGCCGTGACGCCGCCAAAATTGCCGCGGCGATTGGGTTAGAAGTGGATGCTAAAACGCGCCTGCTGCTGGCCGAAACGTCGTCTTCACATCCTTTTGCCGTGACAGAAATGATGATGCCGGTACTGCCGGTGATCCGCGTGGGCAACGTCGAACAGGCGATTGCGCTGGCGGTGAAATTGGAAGGCGACTGCCATCACACGGCGGCGATGCATTCTCGCCACATTGAAAATCTCAACCAGATGGCCAATGCCATTGATACCAGCATTTTTGTCAAAAACGGGCCGTGCATCGCGGGGCTGGGGCTTGGCGGTGAAGGCTGGACGTCAATGACCATTACCACGCCAACCGGTGAGGGTGTGACTTCCGCCAGAACCTTTGTCCGTCTGCGCCGCTGCGTGCTGGTGGATACATTCCGCATCGTATAACGGAGGCGTCAATGACTCGAACCGCACAGGAATGGCTTCACCCGCGTTTGTTACGTGCCGCCGAATTGCAGCAAGGATCCGCCGCGCCAATTGAAACCAGCCAGCCACTTTGGCTAGGAATTGATTTGGGTACCTGCGACGTGGTGTCGATGGTGGTTGATGCAGACGTTGTTCCCGTCGCGGTGTGTTTGGACTGGGCGGATGTGGTGAGAGATGGCGTGGTGTGGGACTTTTTTGGCGCCGTCAATATCGTGCGCCAGCACTTAAACACCTTAGAGGCGCAGTTTGGTCGGCGTTTTGAATATGCTGCGACCTCATTTCCTCCGGGCACCGATCCGCGTATTTCCATCAATGTGCTGGAAGCCGCAGGGCTCAGCGTCACCAAGGTGTTAGATGAACCCACCGCCGTGGCGGACATGATGGGCCTAACCCGCGCGGCGGTGGTGGATATCGGTGGTGGAACCACCGGTATTGCCGTGGTGGCGCAGGGTAAGGTGGTTTACTCCGGCGATGAGGCCACCGGCGGCCACCACATTTCTCTTACGCTTGCGGGAAATCAACGAATTTCGTTAGAAGAGGCCGAGCAAATAAAGCGCGAGCGCGGCGCTGAGATCTGGCCCGCGGTGCGTCCGGTTTACGAAAAAATGGCGGATATCGTTGAGCTGCATCTGCAAGGTCACCGCGTGGATGAGCTCTGGCTCGCTGGCGGTTCTTGTATGCAGCCAGGGGTTAAGGCGCTATTTGAACAGCGCTTTCCGCAACATCAAATCCATCTGCCACCGCAGTCGATCTTTATGACGCCGCTGGCGATTGCCGCCTGCGGGATCAGCGAAGAGGAAGGGTGCCATGCATAACGCATCATTATGTGAAACGTCACCGGACGATTTAGTCCAGACCGCACTTTATCAGGCCTTGGACATGATGAATGCGCGTCAGGTGCGTGAGTTTGCAGTGCCTCCTTCCACCCTGATGGGGCCGGGGGCGGTTAGCCGTTGCGGTCAGTCTCTGGTGGATCGCGGCATTGAGCGTGTCTTTCTGATGGTTGACGGCGGTTTGCATCAGGCTGGAATGACGCAGGTTTTGCTGCGAAGTCTGGAGCAAAGCGGCGTGGCCTATGAAATTTGGGCCTGTCCGCCGGGTGAGCCTATTGATACCGATGTTAGCGCCGCGGTGGCACAACTATTACAGGTGCAGTGCGACGGCGTGATTGCTTTGGGCGGCGGCTCGGTGCTGGATGCGGCGAAGGCCGCTGCGCTACAGGCGGCCAATCCCTCGCTGAATTTTGCTGAGCTGACTCCGTCTTTGCGCCTTAAACGTCGCTTGCCGCTGATTGCCATTCCGACCACCGCCGGAACGGGCTCAGAGGCGACCAACGTTTCGGTCATTATCGCCATGCCCCAGCACCGTAAGCAGGTTTTGGTTCACGCGCTGCTCATTCCTGATATGGCCATTATTGATGCCTGTTTAACGCTGGGCGTGCCGTCGCACGTGACGGCCGCCACCGGTATTGATGCGCTGACTCACGCCATCGAGGCCTATGTTGCTACCAATGTAACAGGGCTGACCCGTGCGTTGGCACATCGTGCGATTACGCTAATTGGTCAGGCATTACCGCAGGCGGTTGGGCAGGGGCAAGATCTGGCTGCGCGTGAGTCGCTGATGATGGCGTCTTACATGGCGGGAATGGCGTTTTCTAACGCCGGTTTAGGCCTATGCCATGCCTGCGCGCATCAGATTGGCGCGGCGTATGGCATTGCGCACGGCGTGGCGAACGCCATCATGCTGCCGCAGGTGATGGATTTTAACCGCTTGGTATGCAAAAGAACGTTTGCCGAAATTGGTCATGCCCTGACGCGGGAAACCTGCGACGCGGCAGGCACCATTCGTGCAATCGCGCAGTTGATTGACGATGTGGGATTGGGCGGCAATCTGGCGAGCTATGGCGGGCAGGAATCTGACTATGCCGAATTCGCCCGTGCAGCATTACAAGACGTGTGCATTCAAAGTAATCCACGCACCGTCACTGAGGCTCAAATTTTGGCGCTGTATCGGGGCTCGTGAGCTGACTTAAACAGGCTTTGAAGGAGAACAGGCTATGGGCATTAACGAAATTATCATGTACATCATGATGATCTTCATGCTGATTGCGGCAGTGGATCGCATATTTACCCAGTTTGGCGGCTCGGAACAGATTTTAGGCA
This is a stretch of genomic DNA from Hafnia alvei. It encodes these proteins:
- the eutM gene encoding ethanolamine utilization microcompartment protein EutM — translated: MEALGLIETKGLVALIEASDAMVKAARVKLVGVKQIGGGLVTAMVRGDVAACKAATDAGAAAAQRIGELVSVHVIPRPHGDLEEIFPIKMSGDNPLD
- a CDS encoding iron-containing alcohol dehydrogenase, with translation MHNASLCETSPDDLVQTALYQALDMMNARQVREFAVPPSTLMGPGAVSRCGQSLVDRGIERVFLMVDGGLHQAGMTQVLLRSLEQSGVAYEIWACPPGEPIDTDVSAAVAQLLQVQCDGVIALGGGSVLDAAKAAALQAANPSLNFAELTPSLRLKRRLPLIAIPTTAGTGSEATNVSVIIAMPQHRKQVLVHALLIPDMAIIDACLTLGVPSHVTAATGIDALTHAIEAYVATNVTGLTRALAHRAITLIGQALPQAVGQGQDLAARESLMMASYMAGMAFSNAGLGLCHACAHQIGAAYGIAHGVANAIMLPQVMDFNRLVCKRTFAEIGHALTRETCDAAGTIRAIAQLIDDVGLGGNLASYGGQESDYAEFARAALQDVCIQSNPRTVTEAQILALYRGS
- a CDS encoding aldehyde dehydrogenase family protein; the protein is MDQKEIEQVVKAVLAGIASAPAVTASAPKTPDTHVYGAGVFASLDDAVSAAKTAVAGLKTVSMRKIAVDAIRHAAEKHAQVLAEMAVAETGMGRVEDKFAKNVAQARGTPGVECLAPQVLTGDNGLTLIENAPWGVVASVTPSTNPAATVINNAISMISAGNSVVFAPHPAAKKVSQKTISLLNEAVVAAGGPANLMVTVANPDIDTAQRLFKYPGIGLLVVTGGEAVVESARKHTNKRLIAAGAGNPPVVVDETADIPRAARAIVHGASFDNNIICADEKVLIVVDSVADQLLAEMKLQHAVLLSSAQVEQLMPLLLKNIDEHGKGTVCRDWVGRDAAKIAAAIGLEVDAKTRLLLAETSSSHPFAVTEMMMPVLPVIRVGNVEQAIALAVKLEGDCHHTAAMHSRHIENLNQMANAIDTSIFVKNGPCIAGLGLGGEGWTSMTITTPTGEGVTSARTFVRLRRCVLVDTFRIV
- the eutJ gene encoding ethanolamine utilization protein EutJ — protein: MTRTAQEWLHPRLLRAAELQQGSAAPIETSQPLWLGIDLGTCDVVSMVVDADVVPVAVCLDWADVVRDGVVWDFFGAVNIVRQHLNTLEAQFGRRFEYAATSFPPGTDPRISINVLEAAGLSVTKVLDEPTAVADMMGLTRAAVVDIGGGTTGIAVVAQGKVVYSGDEATGGHHISLTLAGNQRISLEEAEQIKRERGAEIWPAVRPVYEKMADIVELHLQGHRVDELWLAGGSCMQPGVKALFEQRFPQHQIHLPPQSIFMTPLAIAACGISEEEGCHA
- the eutN gene encoding ethanolamine utilization microcompartment protein EutN, with product MKLAVVIGQIVCTVRHPGLEHDKLLLVETINRQGEPSGECSVATDSIGAGNGEWVLVVGGSSARRAQHSEASPVDLSVIGIVDEAVMESQVIFHK